The Triticum dicoccoides isolate Atlit2015 ecotype Zavitan chromosome 6A, WEW_v2.0, whole genome shotgun sequence genome has a window encoding:
- the LOC119315870 gene encoding putative E3 ubiquitin-protein ligase LIN-1, producing the protein MPPPPPSSSSLRDLLARERSELAEPAAPCRAVSSRQAPGSPPPPRGADDAVGTVVSMLSGYAGRFSKDAAFRRALREKCAACLAPAAAGEHAVLLADLELAIESIERLADAAPSPRDSKIRSLRNSIRLLGVVAALHAPPHPAASGDCEGDVRGVPSSHLSACAQLYLAVVYKMESDPHLAARHLLQVFVDAPHLARTTLLPDLWAHVFLPHLLHLEVWLANESELVAGCGDADGRSSSRTKTLQRLYDDQMDSGTAQFAMYYKDWLKHGGDAPPAVPSVPLPSTPWSFDKWEKHSSSLRTSSINRNLYNAVFGTSFEQEDTKLPNEAEYVLDMEVQLDENPGSLKMEKLAHRNIGLQEKQSGIRKESTVPETAPTPRKSYSLRLLSCRGDVSRNVTNHPKVTKRGNVSVEKELDCCEVTVSLQRAVSIISNSDSLTQCEYAVHEIATACSNLGGGPNLGTWMSCPSFIQGLLEVTFTSKDDAVLESAILIMGELVLRNEVNRQIVLNADPQLEVFLRLLALRSNGLFLKATAVLYLMKPRAKQMLSMDWMPLVLHILECGDEVQLVSSLKCYPKMAAFYFLDQLLTGFDIDRNVENAKQMIALGGLDLLMSRLEVGDARESRICISLLTSCVQADGSCRFYLSDHLKKEPLVQLLVGNQKKASAAALNLMSELTCLNRTSQTVEFLKELKSGGCLNTMQVLLVYLQQAPPVQHPLAAVMLLQLDLLGDPLQYSVYREEAVDAIMAALEHSSESAKVQEQCARALLLLAGRFSSSGEPIAEAWLLKRAGVDGSLSESFRRTEIFKNKGARAEEEKVVEERLKKLALVLVKTGNKRFLAALSNCISDGIPALVRACLVTVAWMSSSLSPLHGCNTFQPLACSVLAAKLLDRLSYDRVMEERVLASLSLLNLVRHPECLEGLLPLKRDTTESLRDLADVTWTAKELLFACCR; encoded by the exons atgccgccgccgccgccgtcctcctcctccctccgcgaCCTGCTCGCGCGGGAGCGCTCCGAGCTCGCCGAGCCCGCCGCGCCGTGCCGCGCGGTGTCGAGCAGGCAAGCGccggggtcgccgccgcctccccgcggcGCCGACGACGCGGTGGGCACGGTGGTGTCGATGCTGTCCGGGTACGCGGGGCGGTTCTCCAAGGACGCGGCGTTCCGGCGGGCGCTCCGGGAGAAGTGCGCCGCGTGCCTCGCGCCCGCGGCGGCGGGGGAGCACGCCGTGCTGCTGGCCGACCTCGAGCTGGCCATCGAGAGCATCGAGCGCCTCGCCGACGCCGCCCCGTCCCCGCGGGACTCCAAGATCCGCTCGCTGCGGAACTCCATCCGCCTCCTCGGCGTCGTCGCCGCGCTCCACGcgccgccgcaccccgccgcctcCGGCGACTGCGAGGGCGACGTCCGCGGGGTGCCCAGCTCCCACCTCTCCGCGTGCGCGCAGCTCTACCTCGCCGTCGTGTACAAGATGGAGAGCGACCCCCACCTCGCGGCGCGCCACCTCCTCCAGGTGTTCGTCGACGCGCCCCACCTGGCCCGCACAACCCTCCTCCCGGACCTCTGGGCCCACGTCTTCCTCCCCCACCTGCTCCATCTCGAGGTCTGGCTCGCCAATGagtccgagctcgtcgccggctgcGGCGACGCCGACGGCCGGAGCAGCAGCAGGACGAAGACCCTGCAGAGGCTGTACGACGACCAAATGGACAGCGGCACAGCTCAGTTCGCAATGTACTACAAGGACTGGCTCAAACACGGCGGCGATGCGCCGCCCGCCGTCCCCTCCGTGCCATTGCCTTCGACGCCCTGGAGCTTCGACAAGTGGGAGAAGCACTCCTCGTCGCTGCGCACGAGCTCCATCAACAGAAATCT GTACAATGCCGTTTTCGGCACGTCGTTTGAGCAGGAGGACACCAAACTGCCGAATGAGGCTGAATATGTCCTGGATATGGAGGTGCAATTGGATGAAAATCCAGGTAGCTTGAAGATGGAGAAGCTTGCTCAT AGAAACATTGGGCTACAAGAGAAGCAATCCGGCATTCGGAAAGAAAGCACTGTTCCGGAAACAGCACCAACTCCACGCAAATCCTACTCGTTGCGATTACTCTCATGCCGCGGAGATGTAAGCAGGAATGTTACTAATCACCCTAAGGTAACAAAGAGAGGCAATGTCTCTGTCGAGAAAGAGCTAGATTGCTGCGAGGTAACAGTGAGTCTACAACGAGCAGTTTCCATCATATCGAATTCAGACAGTCTTACACAGTGCGAGTATGCCGTGCACGAAATCGCCACAGCATGTTCAAATCTAGGAGGGGGTCCTAATCTTGGAACTTGGATGTCATGTCCCTCTTTTATTCAAGGGCTTCTCGAGGTTACATTCACTTCCAAAGATGATGCAGTACTTGAGTCAGCAATCTTGATAATGGGAGAGCTGGTTTTGAGAAATGAGGTCAATAGGCAGATCGTGCTTAACGCAGATCCACAGCTTGAGGTTTTCTTGAGGCTTCTGGCTCTGAGAAGCAACGGGTTGTTTCTGAAGGCAACTGCAGTGCTTTATTTGATGAAGCCAAGAGCTAAGCAGATGCTATCCATGGACTGGATGCCACTAGTATTGCACATATTGGAGTGTGGGGATGAGGTGCAGCTTGTGTCTTCCCTGAAGTGTTATCCAAAGATGGCTGCATTCTACTTTCTAGATCAGCTGCTTACAGGGTTTGACATCGACAGAAATGTCGAGAACGCAAAGCAGATGATTGCTCTCGGTGGTTTGGACCTGCTGATGAGCAGACTTGAAGTTGGTGATGCCCGCGAAAGCAGAATCTGCATCTCTCTCTTGACCTCATGCGTCCAAGCCGATGGCAGCTGTAGATTCTACTTGTCTGATCATCTGAAGAAGGAGCCTCTTGTTCAACTTCTTGTAGGAAATCAGAAGAAGGCCAGTGCTGCTGCCCTTAACTTGATGAGTGAACTAACCTGCCTTAACAG AACAAGCCAGACGGTAGAGTTCCTCAAGGAGCTGAAAAGTGGTGGCTGCTTAAATACAATGCAAGTTCTATTGGTGTATCTCCAGCAGGCTCCTCCTGTCCAACATCCATTAGCAGCTGTCATGCTACTTCAGCTTGATCTCCTG GGAGATCCTTTGCAGTACAGCGTTTACCGAGAGGAAGCGGTTGATGCTATCATGGCTGCCTTGGAGCATAGTTCAGAGAGCGCAAAGGTGCAAGAACAGTGCGCTCGAGCTCTGTTGCTCCTGGCAGGGCGGTTTTCATCCTCGGGAGAACCCATAGCAGAAGCATGGCTACTGAAGAGAGCAGGCGTAGATGGCTCCCTGTCGGAATCATTTAGAAGAACAGAGATTTTCAAAAATAAGGGTGCACGAGCG GAAGAAGAGAAGGTGGTTGAAGAGCGGCTGAAGAAACTTGCCCTCGTGCTGGTAAAAACCGGGAACAAGCGGTTCCTCGCGGCGCTGTCAAACTGTATATCTGATGGAATCCCAGCTTTGGTCCGAGCTTGCCTTGTGACGGTAGCGTGGATGAGCAGCTCCCTCTCCCCATTGCATGGGTGCAACACTTTCCAGCCTTTGGCGTGCTCCGTTCTCGCTGCTAAGCTTCTAGATAGGTTGAGCTATGACAGAGTTATGGAAGAGAGAGTGCTCGCTTCGCTATCGCTGCTGAACCTTGTGAGACATCCAG AATGCTTGGAGGGGCTTTTGCCACTGAAGAGGGACACAACGGAGTCGTTGCGTGACCTGGCAGATGTGACGTGGACCGCCAAGGAGCTCCTCTTCGCGTGCTGCAGATGA
- the LOC119319056 gene encoding uncharacterized protein LOC119319056, translating into MASSVAAMLKNKMLVACVMLLAVLLMATQMAAAAAGDDGAARRRLLDACQYRNCNCRTCYIFHWACCGLCCPPA; encoded by the coding sequence ATGGCCTCCAGCGTGGCGGCGATGCTGAAGAACAAGATGCTCGTCGCCTGCGTCATGCTCCTCGCGGTCCTGCTGATGGCGAcgcagatggcggcggcggcggcgggcgacgacggCGCGGCACGCCGTCGCCTGCTCGATGCGTGCCAGTACAGAAACTGCAACTGCCGCACATGCTACATTTTCCACTGGGCCTGTTGCGGCTTGTGCTGCCCGCCGGCGTAG